DNA from Rosa rugosa chromosome 6, drRosRugo1.1, whole genome shotgun sequence:
TTTGAATTTCTCTGGAATGTCGGTTTTGTGGGAAAACTATATGCTTGTTATATATGGGTCGACACTTAGTGGCATATAGTTTCTTCAATTCTAAGTATCTCCGCTATGCATATATATCTTCCCCAAATGTCATTGTAAAACTTTGTTTGGACATGATGACCAATTCGAAGATTCTGTTTTGAACTCACCTTCTTCATCATCTCAATCAAATGAACTACGATTCTATATAAGAAGAATACATAAAGACTCATATAAACTGGTAAAAACCCTCTCGATTACCTTCAACTAAAATAAGTTGAACCATGTCAAAACCTAGTCAATTCAAACCCAACATCATCTCCAATCCAGATGGAACCTACACGCGCCTCTTAAAATTTCCAAGCACCGAGGCCGACTCTACCTCAGCCACTAACCATGTACTCTCCAAAGACATCCCtgtaaaccctaaaacccaaaccatGGTCCGACTCTTCCTCCCTCGGAATGTCCTTGGCTCAAAAACCAAACTCCCTCTCATATTTTACTACCACGGTGGTGCGTTTCTCTATTTCAGCGCAACTACAACTGTTTTCCATGAGTTTTGTTTCAACATGGCTTTGGAACTCCAAGCTATTGTTGTCTCCGTGGACTACCGTCTTGCCCCTGAACACCGCCTCCCGGCAGCCTACGAGGATGCCATAGATGCGTTGCACTGGATCAAGACCACAGAGGAAGAGTGGGTAAGAGAATTTGCTGATTTCTCAAGCTGTTTTTTAATGGGTACTAGTTCTGGTGGAAACCTAGCTTACCATGCTGGGCTTCTTGCTTGTGAAGTTAGAGATCACCTTGGCCCTTTGGAAATCAAAGGACTGATATTGCACCATCCCTTTTTTGGTGGATCCGAGAGGACCGGGTCGGAACTGAAGATGGAGCATGATCGAATTTTGCCACTACGGGCAAGCGATGGAGCGTGGAAATTGGCGTTGCCTATTGGTGCTGACCGTGATCATGAGTATTGCAATCCAGCGGTGGGCGATAGAGATGGTATTTGGGCTGCGATTCGGGCCATGGATTGTAGGGTCTTggttctgggttgttttggagATCCGATGATTGAGCGACAGATGGGGTTGGCGAAAATGGTAGAGGAGAAGGGTGTACGAACGGTGACTCATTTTGGCTATGGTTGTCATGGTTTGGAAATAACTGACCCGTCCAAAGCTCCGGGTTTATTTGTCGACTTGAAAAATTTCATATACTAACTGTCAAAATTTTACTATGCACGTTTGACCGTTTGTATGTCATATAAAAAACTGAAAGAATATAACAATGCATGTATGTGAAAGACTGGTATGTATTCAACAAAAAATTAAGATTAAAAATATGTATGTGTTTAAGGATCGATACATATGGTTAAGACTTGAGGATTGAAATATTTTGATGAAAAGAACAACAAAAAAGTCATGATCTAGCGctttgctagggtttcggtATCCTAGAGTTGACGCTAGTGAACGACCCTATTTTGGGGATGAGTgtatgtgaatatgtgatctcATGTGGGACTTGTCGCTGCCTTTGGGGGTTGACCGTGATCACGAGTATTGCAATCCGATGGCGGGTGGCGATTCTAATGTATTTGATCAAGTGAAAGCACTTGGGTGGAGAGTTTTGGTGAGTGGCTCCGATGGAGACCCACTGATCGACGTCAGATTGAGCTGGTGAAGATGATGGAGGGGAAGGGTGTACAAGTGGTCAGTTTATTGAAGGAGGTTATCATGGGGCTCAAGATGTTGAACCCTCCAAAGCCAAGGCAGTGTTTTTGCTTGTAAAACATTTCATATTTCCTTAATTTGTAACTTTTGTTCTTTTCAATAATGCTATgatatcaaaaataaaatacatatATTCTTCATGATGTATGAAGTTGTTATGATCATGCTTCTGGAACTATGGTATATCACGAGCTTCAAATGACACCCAAAGTAGAGTTACAAATTATAAAATTTCTTACTCGATTCATATAGCGTAGAGGACCAGGCAAAAGACTAAAGTTTGAGTCTTCATCACTCTTTGCCCATGCGTTCGGTTTAGAAAGATAATATATCATGAATACAGGCTTGTTACCATCAAACTTGAATTTTGGCAAGTTCTTATATTCACACAAGTGAGAATTATTCGTCTTGTTAAGAGCTTTAAAATCATAAATCACGAGACTAAAAAAAGGACACTGGAGAAGAAACTGCAAATGATAAAGTTCTTACTAGAATGATTGGCGTGCAGATAGGGCGAATGAAGCAATGCCAAATTAGGTTTCTTTATCCCATTTGTGAGTACTTGGACTACTCCCCTCAACACATGACTTTCCCAAGATCTCAAGGAAAACAGACATGCAAAGAATAAGGAGGGTATCTCTCCTAATTGCTCGGTGACTTaaagcaaggaaaagaagatcgCAGAATCATATCATGAAGAGAGATTCAAAGAAGTTaattcactgatcttgagatagAGGTGTCTTTAATTCATATCATATTTGCATgattctaaattgatatgcattgaTTGTACTTATGCTCAAAATCTCTATATGTATGCATATCCGATTACTTgttcaaaacagttttaaaaacctttctatatttatcttattttgtaattaagataagatttgattgaggggagttttgcttccctataaaaggttttgaaaactATTTTCAAGGTAGAGATTTTTCGTTGCAAAAATTGTGTCTATTTAATCACTAGTATTTGTGTTtcaattgttttctgaaaactctCATTATGTGTTTCATATGTTCACTTGCATAATCAATCATGCTCATAAAtcattctcaagatcagtgattcgaTCGAGTGCAAGGAAGGATTGAAGATAGATTGTCTAGAAAGGTCTATTGATTTAGTTAGGAGTTAGAACAATTATAaatcaagttagcatttgttgctaagtgaaagtgtttgttatgaacaacactacttgtatattgtaaactcctttgattcatattggattgattattcgtgttggctacattaaaagccacgcagtgaagtttcctcagtggagaggtttacactgcgttagcaaatctcGTATTGTGAATCGTATTTTCTCTAGATAAATTCATAGAAGTAAAACAATTCATCAACACTTGTTCCATCGagtattttcacttggcatcagagcgggttctagaaAT
Protein-coding regions in this window:
- the LOC133717642 gene encoding carboxylesterase 1-like, with amino-acid sequence MSKPSQFKPNIISNPDGTYTRLLKFPSTEADSTSATNHVLSKDIPVNPKTQTMVRLFLPRNVLGSKTKLPLIFYYHGGAFLYFSATTTVFHEFCFNMALELQAIVVSVDYRLAPEHRLPAAYEDAIDALHWIKTTEEEWVREFADFSSCFLMGTSSGGNLAYHAGLLACEVRDHLGPLEIKGLILHHPFFGGSERTGSELKMEHDRILPLRASDGAWKLALPIGADRDHEYCNPAVGDRDGIWAAIRAMDCRVLVLGCFGDPMIERQMGLAKMVEEKGVRTVTHFGYGCHGLEITDPSKAPGLFVDLKNFIY